A single Fusobacterium hominis DNA region contains:
- a CDS encoding endonuclease/exonuclease/phosphatase family protein: MKIVRTLMVYILLGISIFAQEAYVASFNTLRLGKNEKDYELTAKILAGFDLVGLIEVMNQEGVEDLVTALEKVTNTKWSYHISPYPVGKSSYKEYFAYVWKDDRVTPLKVRGYYPNEDKIFSRPPYGADFKIDNIDFTFVLAHSIFGKTEKVRRREAFRIEEVYEYFQDLDPIENDVIIAGDFNLSALDEAFENFLKHRDEITYTLDPRIKTTLGASKLASSYDNMFISKKYTGEFEGKSGAVDFTKENYKMMKKRVSDHLPIFIILNSSVDDD, translated from the coding sequence ATGAAAATAGTAAGGACATTAATGGTATACATTCTATTAGGGATATCAATTTTTGCACAAGAAGCCTATGTTGCATCTTTTAATACTTTACGTCTTGGTAAAAACGAAAAGGATTATGAATTAACTGCAAAAATATTAGCAGGGTTTGATCTGGTTGGTCTTATAGAAGTTATGAATCAAGAGGGAGTAGAAGATCTCGTAACAGCTTTAGAAAAAGTTACTAATACAAAATGGAGTTACCATATATCTCCATATCCAGTTGGGAAAAGTAGCTATAAAGAATATTTTGCATATGTATGGAAAGATGATAGAGTAACACCATTAAAGGTAAGAGGATATTATCCAAATGAAGATAAGATATTTTCAAGACCACCATATGGTGCTGATTTTAAAATAGATAATATAGATTTTACTTTTGTCTTAGCTCATTCAATTTTTGGGAAAACAGAAAAAGTAAGAAGAAGAGAAGCTTTTAGAATAGAAGAAGTATATGAGTATTTTCAAGATTTAGATCCAATAGAAAATGATGTTATAATTGCAGGGGATTTTAACTTATCCGCTTTAGATGAAGCTTTTGAAAACTTTTTAAAACATAGAGATGAAATAACTTATACACTAGACCCTAGAATAAAAACAACTTTAGGAGCCTCAAAGCTAGCAAGTTCTTATGACAATATGTTTATTTCAAAAAAATATACAGGGGAATTTGAAGGAAAAAGTGGAGCAGTTGATTTTACAAAAGAAAATTATAAAATGATGAAAAAAAGAGTATCAGATCATCTACCGATATTTATTATATTAAATAGTAGTGTTGATGATGATTAG
- a CDS encoding pimeloyl-ACP methyl esterase BioG family protein produces the protein MNLILFFNGWGMDDSILKDINIPRGYILKVVNFPYNIDINKLGIYSDIIYIGWSFGCYYLTKFICENNLISNNIIAINGNSQTIGKYGIPKKMFDLTLNTLTPETLVKFYENMGAPNFTPSRDFESIKSELQYFGDNFIPLKNIFKYIYIGENDRIIPTTKQKKFCEVENIFSTILPCEHYPFNDKNILINIIKRLNHEL, from the coding sequence ATGAACTTGATACTGTTTTTTAATGGTTGGGGAATGGATGACTCAATTCTAAAAGATATTAATATTCCTCGAGGTTATATTTTAAAAGTAGTTAATTTCCCATATAACATAGATATTAATAAATTAGGTATATATAGTGATATTATATATATAGGTTGGTCTTTTGGCTGTTATTATCTAACTAAATTTATTTGTGAAAATAATCTTATATCAAATAATATCATAGCAATAAATGGTAATTCCCAAACTATTGGAAAATATGGTATTCCTAAAAAAATGTTTGATTTGACATTAAATACCCTAACTCCTGAAACACTTGTAAAGTTTTATGAGAATATGGGAGCACCTAATTTTACACCGTCTAGAGACTTTGAATCTATAAAATCAGAACTTCAATATTTTGGTGATAATTTTATACCTTTAAAAAATATTTTTAAATATATTTATATAGGAGAAAATGACAGAATTATACCAACTACAAAACAAAAAAAATTCTGTGAAGTAGAAAATATTTTCTCTACTATATTACCTTGTGAACATTACCCTTTTAATGACAAAAATATATTAATTAACATAATAAAGAGGCTGAATCATGAACTTTAA
- a CDS encoding thiamine diphosphokinase — protein sequence MKIAYVFFNGELLGSSEYYINLLKQEPGDLYCADGGANLVKKLNMTPKEIWGDLDSVASDILEEYAKSGTLIKKFPKDKDYTDGELILKHVSAMDYDKIIIIGGLGGRRDHELSNINLLFLFKNLYLITETEEMFSIEKKITLNNVKGKTISFIPFSEKVLGLTLIGFKFPLNNYTLIQGSSICMSNVAIENDCQVEYKDGKLIGIIVK from the coding sequence ATGAAAATAGCTTATGTATTTTTTAATGGCGAATTGTTAGGAAGCTCAGAGTATTATATAAATCTTTTAAAACAAGAACCGGGAGATTTGTATTGTGCCGATGGTGGAGCAAATCTTGTTAAAAAATTAAATATGACCCCTAAAGAAATTTGGGGAGATTTAGATTCAGTAGCATCAGATATTTTAGAAGAATATGCTAAGTCTGGAACACTTATAAAGAAATTTCCAAAGGATAAAGATTATACAGATGGAGAATTAATATTAAAGCATGTTTCAGCTATGGATTATGATAAAATTATTATAATTGGCGGACTTGGTGGCAGAAGAGATCATGAACTTTCAAATATAAATTTATTGTTTTTATTTAAAAATCTATATTTAATCACAGAAACAGAAGAGATGTTTTCAATAGAGAAAAAAATTACACTAAATAATGTAAAAGGAAAAACTATTTCTTTTATACCATTTTCTGAAAAAGTCTTGGGTCTTACTTTAATAGGATTTAAGTTCCCGCTTAATAATTATACTCTTATTCAAGGAAGTTCAATTTGTATGAGCAATGTAGCTATAGAAAATGACTGTCAAGTAGAATATAAAGATGGAAAATTGATAGGAATAATAGTAAAGTAA
- the bioA gene encoding adenosylmethionine--8-amino-7-oxononanoate transaminase produces MLSKLQEIDMKYIFHPCSQMKDYEKLPPIVIKKAEGMYLEDENGKKYLDCVSSWWVNLFGHCNKRINKAIKEQIDKVEHVIFVNFSHEAAIELVQELVKVVPKGIEKFLFADNGSSSIEMALKLSFQYHQQTGNPKKRKFISLKNAYHGETVGALGVGDIDIFTDTYRALIKEGLKAEGPDCYRCPYGKNFDCCDAQCFEKMEKLILENHEDIAAVIIEPMVQGAAGMKMYSPKYIQKLRELTKKYDIHLIADEIAMGFGRTGKMFAMEHSGVSPDIMCTSKGLTAGYYPMAIVGITQKIYDAFYADYLEGKSFLHSHSYSGNPIGCRIALEVLKIFKEENILDMINKKGEYLNKRAKEIFKDKEYVGEYRQIGMIGAIELVQNREKEDFSASERVGYEIYKIALQKGALLRPLGNTIYFMPPYIITEEEIDKMLTICRDSIEEYISKR; encoded by the coding sequence ATGTTAAGTAAGCTACAAGAAATAGATATGAAATATATATTTCATCCATGTTCACAAATGAAGGATTATGAAAAATTACCTCCAATTGTTATAAAAAAAGCAGAAGGAATGTATTTAGAAGATGAAAATGGGAAAAAATATTTAGATTGTGTCTCAAGTTGGTGGGTTAATCTTTTTGGTCATTGTAATAAAAGAATTAACAAGGCAATTAAAGAGCAAATAGACAAAGTTGAACATGTTATATTTGTAAATTTTTCTCATGAAGCAGCTATCGAGCTTGTACAAGAATTAGTAAAAGTTGTTCCTAAAGGGATAGAAAAATTTTTATTTGCAGACAATGGTTCTTCTAGCATTGAAATGGCTTTAAAGCTTAGTTTTCAATATCATCAACAGACTGGAAATCCTAAGAAAAGAAAATTTATTTCTCTAAAAAATGCTTATCATGGAGAAACAGTAGGAGCTTTAGGAGTAGGAGATATTGATATTTTTACGGACACTTATAGGGCTCTTATAAAAGAAGGATTAAAAGCTGAGGGTCCTGATTGTTATAGATGTCCATATGGAAAAAATTTTGATTGTTGCGATGCCCAATGTTTTGAAAAAATGGAAAAATTAATTTTAGAAAATCACGAAGATATAGCAGCTGTTATTATAGAACCAATGGTTCAGGGAGCTGCAGGAATGAAAATGTATTCTCCTAAATATATACAAAAGTTAAGAGAATTAACCAAAAAATATGATATTCATTTAATAGCAGATGAAATAGCAATGGGATTTGGACGTACAGGAAAGATGTTTGCTATGGAACATAGTGGAGTTAGCCCAGATATAATGTGTACTTCAAAAGGACTTACAGCAGGGTATTATCCAATGGCAATTGTAGGAATAACTCAAAAAATATATGATGCCTTTTATGCAGATTATCTAGAAGGAAAATCATTTTTACATTCACATTCTTATTCTGGAAATCCTATTGGCTGTAGAATTGCCCTAGAAGTTTTAAAAATTTTTAAAGAAGAGAATATATTAGATATGATAAATAAAAAAGGAGAGTATCTAAATAAAAGAGCAAAGGAAATTTTTAAAGATAAGGAATATGTAGGTGAATATAGACAAATAGGTATGATAGGAGCTATTGAACTGGTTCAAAATAGGGAAAAAGAAGATTTTTCAGCTAGTGAAAGAGTAGGATATGAAATATATAAAATAGCCTTACAAAAAGGAGCTTTATTAAGACCATTAGGAAATACTATATATTTTATGCCACCATATATAATAACAGAAGAAGAAATAGATAAAATGCTTACAATATGCAGAGATTCAATAGAAGAATATATTAGCAAAAGATAG
- a CDS encoding thioesterase family protein, which translates to MLEKGMTLSLDKVVKAEETAIKVGSGGMEVFATPMLVALMENAAFNLAQNELDNGDTTVGISVNIKHLKANLVGDKLKCVATLVNIDGRRLDFNVKVTQGDIIIGEGEHSRFIVNEEKFLNKLK; encoded by the coding sequence ATGTTAGAAAAAGGAATGACTTTATCTTTAGACAAAGTTGTAAAAGCAGAAGAAACAGCTATTAAGGTTGGATCTGGTGGAATGGAAGTATTTGCTACTCCAATGCTAGTAGCTTTAATGGAAAATGCAGCTTTTAACTTGGCACAAAATGAATTAGATAATGGAGATACTACTGTTGGAATTTCAGTTAATATCAAACATTTAAAAGCAAATCTTGTTGGAGACAAATTAAAATGTGTTGCTACACTTGTAAATATTGATGGAAGAAGACTTGACTTTAATGTAAAAGTTACTCAAGGAGACATAATTATAGGTGAAGGAGAACACAGTAGATTTATTGTTAATGAAGAAAAATTTTTAAATAAGTTAAAATAG
- a CDS encoding aminotransferase class I/II-fold pyridoxal phosphate-dependent enzyme, with translation MKIEEIQSQLNYLKEIGNLRTLNTLDTNLINLSSNDYLGIAHNLELKDKFYKSFKPNLSSSSSRLITGSYDAVMELEKQAERIYKKPCIMFNSGFDANSSIIETFFNKDSLILTDRLNHASIYDGIINSKAKFIRFKHLDLNHLEDLLNKYSDGYEDILVITETIYSMDGDIINIDRLAKMKKRFNFQLMVDEAHSYGVFGYGIVHNLNLIDCVDFLVIPLGKGGGSVGAMVICDKIYKSYIINKSRKFIFSTSLPPVNHQWNLFILNNMNNFDKERAKLELLKNYTLKLLNENNIETQSNTHIISIVIGDNHKLATISNNLKQKGFLLYGVKEPTVPKGTARFRIGLNPYITRKQIELFIKELKNELDTVF, from the coding sequence ATGAAAATAGAAGAAATTCAATCTCAATTAAACTATTTAAAAGAAATCGGTAATTTAAGAACTCTAAATACACTTGATACAAATCTTATAAATTTATCATCAAATGATTATCTTGGAATAGCTCATAATCTTGAACTAAAAGACAAATTTTATAAGTCATTTAAACCAAACTTATCCTCTAGCTCTTCAAGACTTATAACTGGTTCTTATGATGCTGTTATGGAGTTAGAAAAACAAGCAGAAAGGATATATAAAAAACCTTGTATTATGTTTAATTCTGGATTTGATGCTAATTCTTCAATTATTGAAACGTTTTTTAATAAGGATTCTCTGATTTTAACAGATAGACTAAATCATGCCAGTATATATGATGGTATAATTAATTCAAAGGCTAAGTTTATTCGTTTTAAACATCTTGATTTAAATCATTTAGAAGATCTTTTAAATAAATATTCAGACGGATATGAAGATATCTTAGTTATAACTGAAACAATTTATAGTATGGATGGAGATATTATTAATATTGACAGACTTGCTAAAATGAAAAAACGTTTTAATTTCCAATTAATGGTAGATGAGGCTCATTCTTATGGAGTATTTGGATATGGTATAGTGCATAATCTTAATTTAATCGACTGTGTAGATTTCTTAGTAATCCCTCTAGGAAAAGGTGGCGGATCGGTAGGTGCTATGGTTATATGCGATAAGATTTACAAATCCTATATTATTAATAAAAGTAGAAAATTTATTTTTTCTACATCTCTTCCACCTGTAAATCATCAATGGAATCTATTTATATTAAATAATATGAATAATTTTGATAAAGAAAGAGCAAAATTAGAGCTTTTAAAAAATTATACTTTAAAGTTATTAAACGAAAATAATATAGAAACTCAATCTAATACACATATCATAAGTATTGTAATAGGAGATAATCATAAGTTAGCTACTATTTCAAATAATTTAAAACAAAAGGGATTTTTATTATATGGAGTAAAAGAGCCTACTGTTCCTAAAGGTACAGCAAGATTTAGAATTGGATTAAATCCTTATATTACTAGAAAGCAAATCGAACTTTTTATAAAGGAGCTTAAAAATGAACTTGATACTGTTTTTTAA
- a CDS encoding methyltransferase domain-containing protein: MNFNNKFHIYNANADIQRLVAHKLNNFISYNCKEKQFKSIFEIGCGTGIFTSYITKSYNFDNIILNDYFDTRKYLTNIKYSNFLFGDIETIAIPEVDIVVSSSVLQWIKNFDLLVNKVSKNTNLFAFSIFTLGNLKEINDHFKISLNYMQADTIETTLKKYFKIVNSETQTLKKKFNTPFDALRHLKNTGVTGFKKASISSIRSFSDTTLTYEVAYFYCSN; this comes from the coding sequence ATGAACTTTAACAACAAATTCCACATTTATAATGCAAATGCAGATATACAACGACTTGTTGCTCATAAATTAAATAATTTCATTTCTTATAATTGTAAAGAAAAACAATTTAAAAGTATTTTTGAAATAGGATGTGGAACTGGAATTTTTACTAGTTATATTACTAAAAGTTATAATTTTGACAATATTATATTAAATGATTATTTTGATACCCGAAAATATTTAACCAATATCAAATATTCTAATTTCCTTTTTGGAGATATTGAAACAATTGCTATTCCAGAGGTAGATATTGTTGTATCTAGTTCTGTTTTACAATGGATAAAAAATTTTGATTTACTTGTAAATAAAGTTAGTAAAAATACTAATCTATTTGCATTTTCAATTTTTACACTTGGAAATTTGAAAGAAATTAATGATCATTTTAAAATTTCTCTCAATTATATGCAAGCTGATACTATTGAAACTACTTTAAAAAAATACTTTAAAATAGTTAATTCTGAAACGCAAACTTTAAAAAAGAAATTTAATACACCTTTTGATGCTTTAAGACACTTAAAAAATACTGGTGTAACAGGATTTAAAAAAGCTAGTATCTCAAGTATTCGATCTTTTTCTGATACAACATTGACATATGAAGTAGCATATTTTTATTGTTCAAATTAA
- a CDS encoding 2-hydroxyacyl-CoA dehydratase, with product MKKFLVGIDVGSTTVKIVCLDDKFNIVYSIYQRHLSNVRETTKLLFNNFLKYMEEHYGKNVSIKLNITGSSGMGIASCIEIDFIQEVIACIKAIETVIPQTDVAIELGGEDAKITFLKNDMDQRMNGSCAGGTGAFIDQIAALLNTDATGLNEMAKNYDTIYPIAARCGVFAKTDIQPLINEGAKKGNIAVSVFQAVVNQTITGLACGKKISGKIAFLGGPLFFLSELRKRFIETLNIKDEDVIFPDNSQIFVAQGAAFAAQENKTSYILEELATKFENLTKKGNDETSRLDSLFKDKIEYDEFINRHANEKIDTVDINEYEGDAFLGIDAGSTTIKLVLISDDNKILYSFYSHNKGNPLDNIIENLKTLYKKMGDKIKIKGSCVTGYGENLIKAALQVDNGIVETIAHYKGALFFQPKVDFILDIGGQDMKCLKINDGVISSILLNEACSSGCGSFLETFANSLGMDIKEFAKLGLNSKSPADLGTRCTVFMNSKVKQAQKDGVDVGDISAGLSYSVVKNTLFKVIKIKNKEELGKYIVVQGGTFLNDCVLRAFEKIANRNIIRPNIAGLMGAFGAAIVAKERSGAKSTLLSLKELEDFSCSTNLTRCGMCTNRCLLTIHKFKSGENFISGNRCDNPINKVKKEQAPNMFEYKYNRLFNYTPLELSKAYRGEIGIPRVLNFYDSYPFWFTLLTNLGFRVVISDDSSKKLYESGIDTITSDSICYPAKLVHGHITNLVNKGIKRIFYPCVIFEEKEDKNSQNQYNCPIVMSYPEVIKNNMDILKDNNIDMMIPVFSFENTEVLYKRVSEIFARFGVSKNEAKIAVDKALEEKYRFRKDMQNKAKEIITNLETTGNIGVVLCGRPYHCDKEIHHGIPNIINSFGIAVLTGDAVASLGSLDDELRVIDQWTYHSRLYRAATVVGKHPNLELVELNSFSCGIDAVTTDQVNEILTNYGKVHTLLKIDEISNLGAIKIRIRSLLAALEYKKSSITNKIKHTIKYKKAEFTKSMKSEYTILAPQMAPMHFDLIKHAFRAQGYNLVVLPETKEALDCGLKYVNNDACYPSILVIGELISALQSGKYDLDKTAVIISQTGGSCRATNYLGFLRKAIRDAGFEKIPIISLNTAGFEKQPGFSLSLSFIHKALIAVSYGDLLMKLLYRTRPYEVNYGESDKIYKKWNQLVIPNIYNGKISQFKKNIKSIINDFSNIEITNEEKIKVGIVGEILVKFSPFANNNLAAFIEQEGGEVYTSSLMNFIKYCIYSDIYLNEKFKGKLSSIFLRSALWVLDKYTNIVNSALSENSRFSKETSIQKTAEKTSRFISIGHQSGEGWFLMGEMIEFIEEGIPNIVCVQPFGCLPNHITGKGMIKRLKEEYENVNITPIDYDPAYSEVNQLNRIKLMLSVAKKNLKKSS from the coding sequence ATGAAGAAATTTTTAGTTGGTATTGATGTTGGGTCAACTACTGTAAAAATTGTTTGTTTAGATGATAAATTTAATATAGTTTATTCTATTTACCAAAGACATCTATCTAACGTAAGAGAAACAACAAAACTTTTATTTAATAACTTTTTAAAATATATGGAAGAACACTATGGCAAAAATGTAAGTATAAAATTAAATATCACTGGTTCTAGTGGTATGGGAATTGCATCTTGTATTGAAATAGATTTTATTCAAGAGGTAATTGCATGTATAAAAGCTATTGAAACTGTCATTCCACAAACTGACGTAGCTATAGAATTAGGTGGAGAAGATGCAAAAATCACATTTTTAAAAAATGATATGGATCAAAGAATGAACGGTAGTTGTGCTGGAGGTACTGGTGCTTTTATTGATCAAATTGCAGCTCTTTTAAATACAGATGCTACTGGTTTAAATGAAATGGCAAAAAATTATGATACTATTTACCCTATTGCTGCAAGATGTGGAGTATTTGCTAAAACTGATATTCAACCTCTAATCAACGAAGGAGCAAAAAAGGGAAATATTGCTGTTTCAGTTTTTCAAGCAGTTGTAAATCAAACTATTACTGGGCTTGCTTGTGGTAAAAAAATTAGTGGAAAAATTGCTTTTTTAGGTGGACCTCTTTTCTTTTTAAGCGAACTAAGAAAAAGATTTATTGAAACTTTAAATATAAAAGATGAAGATGTTATATTTCCAGATAATTCACAAATTTTTGTTGCTCAAGGAGCAGCTTTTGCTGCACAAGAAAATAAAACCTCTTATATTCTTGAAGAATTAGCTACTAAATTTGAAAATCTAACTAAAAAAGGAAATGACGAAACTTCTAGACTAGATTCACTCTTCAAAGATAAAATTGAATATGATGAATTTATAAATAGACACGCTAATGAAAAAATTGACACAGTTGATATTAATGAATATGAAGGTGACGCGTTTTTAGGAATAGATGCCGGTTCTACTACAATTAAGTTAGTTCTTATCTCTGATGATAATAAGATTCTTTATTCTTTTTATTCACATAATAAGGGAAATCCTTTAGATAATATCATTGAAAATTTAAAAACTCTCTATAAAAAAATGGGGGATAAAATCAAAATAAAAGGATCATGTGTTACAGGATACGGTGAAAATCTTATTAAAGCTGCCCTACAAGTCGATAATGGAATAGTTGAAACTATTGCCCACTATAAAGGAGCATTATTTTTCCAACCAAAAGTAGATTTTATTTTAGATATTGGTGGACAAGATATGAAATGTCTTAAAATAAATGATGGAGTTATATCGTCAATACTACTTAATGAAGCTTGTTCTTCTGGTTGTGGATCATTTTTAGAAACATTTGCAAACTCACTTGGAATGGACATAAAAGAATTTGCAAAACTAGGTTTAAACTCTAAATCACCTGCTGATTTGGGAACTAGATGTACAGTATTTATGAACTCAAAAGTGAAACAAGCTCAAAAAGATGGTGTTGATGTTGGTGATATATCTGCTGGACTTTCTTATTCTGTAGTAAAAAATACACTTTTTAAAGTTATAAAAATTAAAAATAAAGAAGAACTTGGTAAATATATTGTTGTTCAAGGTGGAACATTTTTAAATGATTGTGTTTTAAGAGCCTTTGAAAAAATAGCAAATAGAAATATTATAAGACCTAATATTGCTGGACTTATGGGAGCATTTGGTGCTGCTATAGTAGCTAAAGAACGTTCTGGAGCAAAATCTACTCTTCTTTCTCTAAAAGAACTTGAAGATTTTTCATGCTCTACTAATTTAACTCGTTGTGGAATGTGTACAAATAGATGCTTACTTACTATCCATAAATTTAAAAGTGGAGAAAACTTCATTTCTGGAAATAGATGTGATAATCCTATTAATAAAGTAAAAAAAGAACAAGCACCAAATATGTTTGAATACAAATATAATAGATTATTTAATTACACTCCATTAGAACTTTCAAAAGCATATAGAGGAGAAATTGGAATTCCTAGAGTTTTAAACTTTTACGACTCTTATCCATTTTGGTTTACTTTACTTACAAATCTGGGATTTAGAGTAGTCATATCTGATGACTCATCTAAAAAACTTTATGAAAGTGGAATAGATACTATAACTTCTGATTCTATATGTTACCCTGCAAAACTTGTTCATGGTCACATAACAAATTTAGTAAATAAAGGGATAAAAAGAATTTTCTATCCGTGTGTTATTTTTGAAGAAAAAGAAGATAAAAATTCTCAAAATCAATATAACTGTCCTATTGTTATGTCTTATCCCGAAGTTATTAAAAATAATATGGATATTTTAAAAGACAATAATATTGATATGATGATTCCAGTTTTTTCATTTGAAAATACAGAAGTTTTATACAAAAGAGTAAGTGAAATATTTGCTAGATTTGGTGTTTCTAAAAACGAAGCTAAAATAGCTGTTGATAAAGCACTTGAAGAAAAATATAGATTTAGAAAAGATATGCAAAATAAAGCTAAAGAAATTATCACAAATCTTGAAACAACAGGAAATATAGGTGTTGTACTATGTGGTAGACCTTATCATTGTGATAAAGAAATACATCATGGCATTCCAAATATTATAAATTCTTTTGGAATTGCTGTATTAACAGGTGATGCTGTTGCAAGTCTTGGATCGTTAGATGATGAATTAAGAGTTATTGATCAATGGACATATCATTCTAGACTTTATCGTGCTGCTACTGTAGTTGGAAAACATCCTAATTTAGAGCTTGTTGAATTAAATAGTTTTAGCTGTGGAATTGATGCTGTAACTACAGATCAAGTTAATGAAATTTTAACAAATTATGGAAAAGTACATACTCTTTTAAAAATAGATGAAATAAGTAATTTAGGAGCTATTAAAATTAGAATTAGAAGTCTTTTAGCTGCTCTTGAATATAAAAAATCTTCTATTACTAATAAAATAAAACATACTATAAAATATAAAAAAGCAGAGTTCACTAAAAGTATGAAAAGTGAATACACTATACTTGCACCACAAATGGCTCCTATGCATTTTGATCTTATAAAACATGCTTTCAGAGCTCAAGGGTATAATCTAGTTGTTTTACCAGAAACAAAAGAAGCTCTAGATTGTGGTTTGAAATATGTTAATAATGATGCCTGCTATCCTTCTATATTAGTCATTGGAGAGCTTATTTCTGCACTTCAATCTGGTAAATATGATTTAGATAAAACTGCTGTTATAATATCACAAACAGGTGGAAGTTGTCGTGCTACTAACTACTTAGGATTCTTAAGAAAAGCAATTAGAGATGCTGGATTTGAAAAAATTCCTATTATCTCTTTAAATACTGCTGGATTTGAAAAACAACCAGGATTTTCTTTATCTCTATCATTTATTCATAAGGCATTAATTGCCGTATCTTACGGCGATTTATTAATGAAACTTTTATATCGTACAAGACCTTATGAGGTAAATTATGGAGAAAGTGATAAAATCTATAAAAAATGGAACCAATTAGTCATTCCAAATATTTATAATGGAAAAATCTCTCAATTTAAGAAAAATATAAAAAGTATCATCAATGATTTTTCAAATATTGAGATTACTAATGAAGAAAAAATAAAAGTTGGAATTGTTGGTGAAATTTTAGTTAAATTTAGCCCTTTTGCCAATAATAATCTTGCTGCTTTTATTGAGCAAGAAGGAGGAGAAGTTTATACATCTTCTCTAATGAATTTTATTAAATACTGTATTTATAGTGATATTTATTTAAATGAAAAATTTAAAGGTAAACTTTCTTCTATCTTTCTTAGAAGTGCATTATGGGTATTAGATAAATATACTAATATTGTCAATTCAGCTCTTTCAGAAAATAGTCGTTTTAGTAAAGAAACTTCTATACAGAAAACTGCTGAAAAAACATCTCGTTTTATATCTATTGGACACCAATCTGGAGAAGGATGGTTTTTAATGGGTGAAATGATTGAATTTATTGAGGAAGGAATTCCAAATATAGTTTGTGTTCAACCTTTTGGTTGCTTACCTAACCATATAACAGGAAAAGGAATGATAAAAAGACTAAAAGAGGAATATGAAAATGTAAATATTACTCCTATTGACTATGATCCAGCCTATTCTGAAGTAAATCAATTAAACAGAATAAAACTTATGCTTTCAGTAGCAAAGAAAAATTTAAAAAAATCATCATAA
- a CDS encoding HAD family hydrolase, whose protein sequence is MIAAFFDIDGTIYRNSLLTEHFKKLIKYDLLDFSEYDRRVKEAFKLWDERVGNYDNYLEDLTGTYVDAIKGLPVKYNDFVADKVVELKGNRVYTYTREMIKWHKRQGHLVIFISGSPDFLVSRMAKKWDADDYCGSTYHTNPNGTLTGEISPMWDSANKLKSIHKFCEKYDIDLDSSYAYGDTHGDVTMLELVGNPKAINPSLELLNTIKANAELSKKTEIIVERKDVIYSLSPDVKIFSPEF, encoded by the coding sequence ATGATTGCAGCTTTTTTTGATATTGATGGAACAATTTATAGAAATTCTCTTTTGACAGAGCATTTCAAAAAATTAATAAAATACGATCTGTTAGATTTTAGTGAATATGACAGAAGAGTTAAAGAAGCTTTTAAACTATGGGATGAAAGAGTTGGTAACTATGACAACTACCTTGAAGATCTAACTGGAACATATGTAGATGCAATTAAAGGACTCCCTGTAAAATATAATGACTTTGTTGCAGATAAAGTTGTTGAATTAAAAGGTAATAGAGTTTATACATATACAAGAGAAATGATTAAATGGCATAAACGTCAAGGACACTTAGTAATTTTTATATCTGGAAGTCCTGATTTTTTAGTTTCTAGAATGGCTAAAAAATGGGATGCAGATGATTATTGTGGTTCTACATACCATACTAATCCAAATGGAACTCTAACTGGAGAAATATCTCCAATGTGGGATTCTGCTAACAAACTTAAATCTATTCACAAGTTTTGTGAAAAATATGATATTGATTTAGATTCAAGTTATGCTTATGGAGATACTCATGGTGATGTTACTATGCTAGAGCTTGTTGGAAATCCAAAAGCTATTAATCCAAGTCTTGAGTTATTAAACACAATAAAAGCTAATGCTGAATTAAGTAAAAAAACAGAAATCATAGTTGAAAGAAAAGATGTTATTTATTCTCTTTCACCTGATGTCAAGATTTTTTCACCTGAATTTTAG